The nucleotide sequence CGGGCGCCTCCGGATAGGCCTCCATCCCGTGTTCCGCCAGGTCGAGCCCGGCGAGTTCGTCCTCCTCCGACACGCGGATGCCGATCGTCCGCTTGAGCGCGAACCACACCGCCACCGCGATCGGGAACACGAACGCGCCGACGGCCACCGCGCCGAGCGCCTGCGTACCGAGTTGCGCGAGGCCGCCACCGTACACCAGCCCCTGGCCCTCGAAGCCGCCGACTCCGCGATGGCCGAACACGCCGACCATCAACGTGCCGAACACGCCGCACACCAGGTGCACCGACGTGGCGCCCACCGGATCGTCGATGCGCACGCGGTCGAACCACATGACCGCCTCGATCACGAGCACGCCGGCGATCGCGCCGATCGCCGCGGCCCCTTCCAGTTCGACCACCGAGCAGCCGGCGGTGACGCCGACGAGGCCGCCGAGCATCCCGTTGACGATCAGCGTGAGATCGGGCTTGCCGGCACGGACGTAGGACCACAGGGTCGCCGACACCGTGCCGAACGACGCCGCGAGCGCGGTGGTCGCACAGATGTGGGCGATCGCCTCGGGGTCGGCGGCGAGTTGGCTGCCGGCGTTGAACCCGAACCAGCCGAGCCACAGGATCATGCCGCCGAGGAACACCAGCGGCATGCTGTGGCCGGGGATCGGCTGCACGGCACCGGTCGCCGAGTACTTGCCCAGCCGCGGGCCGAGCAGCATCGCGCCCGCCAGCGCGGCCCAGCCGCCGACCGAGTGCACGACGGTCGAGCCCGCAAAATCGGTGAATCCGCGGGCGGCGAGCCAGCCGTCGGCGCCCCACACCCAGTGGCCGACGATCGGATAGATGGCCGTGGTGAGGACGACCGAGAACACCAGGAACGCCTTGATGTGGATGCGCTCGGCCACCGCCCCCGACACGATGGTGGCGGCCGTGACGGCGAAACACAATTGAAAGAAGAACACGGCGGCCAGCGGCAGCGATCCCGGCTCCGCGTCGAGCCCGGACAACAGCCAGCCCTCGGTGCCGGCGAAGCCGCTGCCGCCGCCGAACATCAGACCGTAGCCGACGGCCCAGTAGCCGATCACGCCGAACCCGAACACGATGAAGTTCTTCGCGAGGATGTTGACCGTGTTCTTCGAGCGGGCGAGGCCGGACTCCACACAGCCGAACCCCGCGTTCATGAAGAACACGAGCGCGGCGCAAAGCAGCACCCACACGGTGTCGAGCATCAACTTGACGTCAGCGGCTTCCATCTAGATCCTCCTGTGCAGCGGGCGGCGCCGAGCGCCGGTATCGCTGGCTGCTCCCCCAAGGAGGTATCAGGCGCGTGTTTCGCGCGTGTTGCTCGCGGGTAAAAGCTCGTGGCGCGCGCGATGAGCGCCGCTCGCCGGCCGCGGGCGAGCGCGGCGGACGCGCGGCGAGGCGGTGCGGCCCGGCCGCGGGCGCCGCCGCCCCGCGCTACAGGTCGACGCGGCCCGGCACGTAGTCCACCGCCGCGGTGCCGGCGTCGGGATCGAGGCGCGGCGCCGGCGCCGCCGCATCGCCCGCTTCCGGAACGACCAGCTCCCCCGCGGCCTCCCGTGCGAGGATGTCGGTGATCACCGCCACCTGCTCGCGCGACGCCTCCGTCCACACGGTGCGGATGCCGCGGTCTTCGAGCGACGCGTTCTTCTGGTGTGCGGCCAGCGCCTTGTCGAGGAACTGCCGGGACAACCGGTGGACCTCCTTGACGTACAGGTCGGCCGCCTCGGGTCCCAGGCGCGGGGGAATCGGCGCGCGCACCAGCGCGTCCCAGTACTGCTTGTACATCGACGCCAGCTGGTAGCCGGCAGCGCTCGCCCAGTAGGGGTTGCCGACCTCGACCGTGGCCAGATACCGGTCGTACGCGATGAGCAGGCGGTCCGCCTTCGCGTCGAGGTCGCGCTTGGTCTGCTTGTCCGGCAGCCGGATCGGGATCGCGAGAAACTCGCGGTGCGGAATCTGCGCCAGGTAGTAGTGGCACATGGCGACGTAGTAGTCGGTGTCGAGCACGACCCGGTCGCGGATGTCGTCGTAGTACGCGAGCGCGGAACGCAGCACGTCCTCGGCACCCGGGTAGTCGCCGCTCTCGATCAGGACGTAGCCGAGTCGAGCGAGCGCCTCGATGCGCGCGCCGTCGGACAGATCGTCTCGCGCGAGCAACCGCTCGAGCGCCGCCGTCGCCTCCCCCCACCGTTCGAGTTCCGCGAGCACGGCGGCGAGCCGGAGCGCGCCGTCGATCGCATCGGCCGCGCGCGCCGCCGGCGATTCGGCCAGCTCGCGGTACCGCGCGATCGCCCGGTCCCACTCGCGCCGCTGTTCGTGCGCGAGGCCGGCGTTGAACAGCGCGGCGGGAACGAGCGCCGAGTCGGGGAAGTCGGCCAGCAGTTGGTCGTAGTAGCGCAGCGCCTCGTCGGCGCGCCCGCCGGCGAGCGCCTCGTTGCCCGCATCCAGCAGGTCGCCGGCGTCGTAGGCGACGACGCGCTCGGCGCCGGTGTCGTCCGTGACGACGTCGATGCGCATCGGCTCGAACCGGTACACCCGCGGGGCGGCCGGCGGCTCGGCGCGGGGCGTCGCGCCGGCGGGCGGCTCGGCGCGGGCGGACTTCACAGCGGCCGGGACGCGAACGGCCGGGCGCTGCACGCCGCCGCACGCGGCGATCCCAGCCAGCGCGACGGCGGCCGCGGCGCGCGCGCGCGGCACCCGATGCGTCGAGCGACGGTTCGGCGGTGCGACGGCGGTGGCATTCGGCTCGACCATGGCGATACGGCGTGCCGCCCGGCCGGCGGTCCGCCGCCGGTCAGTGTAGCCGCGATCCGACCGGCCGCCTACGGCGCGGCTCGCCGCGGGGCCGCGTCGGCGACCGCGCGCACCAGCACGCGGCGTTGGCGGGGCCCGTCGAACTCGCAGAAGAACACGGCCTGCCACTGGCCGAGCACCGGCTTGCCGCCGTCGACGACGACCGTGAGCGACTGGCCGACGATCGCCGCCTTGATGTGAGCGTCGACGTTGTCGTCGGCGTGCCGGCCGCTGCCGACGTCGCGCGGAACGAGCGCGCGCAGGTGCGAGAGCATGTCGGACTTGACGCTCGGGTCGCTGTTTTCCTGCAGTGCGATCGCGGCGGTCGTGTGCGGCACGAATACGACCGCGAGCCCGCTGGTCACGCCGGTGTTGCGGATCGCATCGCGAACGAGCCGCGTGATGTCGATGAGCTCTTCGCGCGTCGTGGAGCGAACGTCGATCGTTTCGTGCACCGCCATGCGATCCGTTTACCACGGAAAGAACTTGCACTGACTGTCACACTCGTCTGATAAAGGAAGAACATTCATCATGAAGGTCGCGTTCACGCACAACCTGCGCCTGTCCGACTCGGAAGAAGAAGCCGAGTTCGATACTGCGGAAACGGTCGACGCGATCGCCAGCGCCATCGAGGCGGCCGGCCACGAGGTCGACAAGATCGAAGTGTCCGGCTCCGCGTCCAATCTGCTCGAACGGCTCGAGTCGTCGGACCCGGACATCATCTTCAACACGGCCGAGGGCGCGCGCGGGCGCATGCGCGAGGCGTTCTACCCGACCCTGTTCGAGGAACTCGGCGTGCCGTACACCGGGTCGGACGCCTACACGCTCACGCTCACGCTCGACAAGTGGCTGTCGAAGGTCGTGCTGTCGCAGTACGGCATCGACAGCCCGCGCGCGCGCCTGGTGACGGACGCGAGTCTCGCGCAGGTGGTGGAAGGCGGCGTCGGCCTCGCGTTTCCCGTCATCGTCAAGCCGAACTACGAGGGGTCGTCCAAGGGCATCGGCACCGATTCGGTCGCGCACGACCACGCCGCGCTGTGCCGGCTGCTGCGCGCCGGGCTGCGCGCCTACCCGGACGGCGTCCTGGTCGAGGAGTTCATCTCCGGCATCGACGTGTCGATCGGATACATCGACGGCGTCGGCCACGACGACGGCCTGCTGATGCCGGTCGAGCACATCGTCGACCCCGACCACGAAAACCCGTACAACGTCTACGACTACCGCCTCAAGATCCTCGAGCCGGGCGCAGTCAAGTTCCGCTGCCCGGCGGACATCCCCCGCGACGTCGCCGCGCGCCTGCGCGCCATCAGCCACACCGCCATCCGGGCGCTCGGCATCAAGGACCTGGCGCGCATCGACTTCCGCATCGGCGACAACGACCGCATCTACCTGCTCGAGGTCAACGCGCTGCCGTCGCTGGAGCGCCAGTCCTCGATCGTCGCGGCCACGGCGCAGTACCAGCTCAGCTACGACCAGACCATCCAAGCGGTGCTCAATGCGTCGGCGATTCGCCAGGGGGTCGCCACTGCAGGCGAACTCGGCCTGCGCCGGCGGCGCCGCCGCGGCCGGACGATCAAGGTCGGCTTCACGTACAACGTCAAGCGCGAGCACGAAACCGACGAGCACGCCGAGTTCGACCCGCCGGACACGATCATCGCCATCGCGAACGCGCTCGCTCGCCAGGGCCACATCGTCGTCCACCTCGAGGCCACGCCCGACCTGCCGCGCGTCCTCGCCGAGGCCGACGTCGACCTCGTGTTCAATATCGCCGAGGGCGTCGAGGGCCGCAACCGCGAGGCGCAGGTGCCGGCACTGTGCGAGCTGCTCGGCATCCCGTACACGGGCAGCGACTCGGCCACCCTCGCGATCGCGCTGGACAAGGCGCTGGCCAAGAAAGTGCTCATGCAGCACGACATCTTGACGCCGGCGTTCCAGGTCATGGAGACCGGACGCGAGCGCCTGTCACCCGACCTGCGGTTCCCGCTCATCGTCAAACCCAATGCCGAAGGTTCGTCCAAGGGAATCGGGTCGACCAACGTGGTCGACAACGAGGACGAGCTGCGCGAGGCGGTCCAGAACCTGCTCGAGCGCTACAAGCAGCCGGTGCTCGTCGAGGAGTACATCAAGGGCCGCGAGTTCACGGTCGGCCTGCTCGGCGACAAGCGGCCGCGCGTCCTGCCGCCGATGGAGATCATCTTCCGCGACAAGTCCATCGAGCGGCCGGTATACGACTACGTGGTCAAGCAGGAGTGGGAAAAGCACGTCTACTACGAGTGCCCCGCCAAGCTGACCCCCACCGAGTTGCGCGCCATCGAGAAGATCGCGCGCGAGACGTTCTGGGCACTGGACTGCCGCGACGTCGCTCGGGTCGACCTGCGCATGGCGGACGACGGGCAGATCTACGTCCTCGAGATCAACCCGCTGCCGGGGCTCACGCCCGACTACTCGGACCTGGTCCTGATCGCGCGCGCCGTCGGCATGGACTACGACGAGCTCATTGCCGAAGTCATGCTCGGCGGTCTGCGCCGGCTTCGCGAGAAATGGCGCGAGGAGCGCGAACTCGAACGCGAAGCGGCCATGGCCGAGCAGCACAAGAAAAAGGCCAACGGCGCGCGCAAGCAGGCCGGAAATGGTGCCGGGCGGAAGGACGACCGCAAAGACGACAAGGACCGCGCCGCCAAAGCGGCCGCCCGACGGCGCGCGCCGACCAACGGCAATGGGAACGACACCGCAGACGCCGACGTGGACGTGTCCGCCGAGGTGCCCAGTTCCGACTCGCTGCACTGAGCGAGCGGCGGAACGGCAGCGAGCGCACCCGGCGAGCGCCTCGGCAGCGCCGCTCCGGGCGACGCGCTCCGAGCGACGGACGATGGCGCCGTGCCCTGCCTGGCGAGCGCTCCGGGCGACGCGCTCCGAGCGACGGACGATGGCGCCGTGCCCTGCCTGGCGAGCGCTCCGGGCGCGGGACGCGTGCGGTGCCGCCGGCTCGTACCCGGCTTCCGCGCGCCCGCACGCGCCGAGTCCGGCGCGATCGCGGCGAGGCCGCGGCACACCGGGCGCGGTCGGGACGTCGAGGGCACACGCTACCGGCGCGAAGGACGACGCCACGGCCGCCCGGGCCGACCGGCAGTCACGCGAACCCGATCGATCGCCTAGGCGAACACGACCACCGAGGGGGACCGCATGGCCACTGCAAATTCGACGGCGCAGCCGCGCGAAGCCGAGCGCGCACGGGTAACCCTGCTGTACATCCGCGAGCCGGCCGCTCCCCGAGCGGCGCTCGACGCGCGCGTCGCGACGATCGCCGCCCGCCACGCCCCGCACGTCGCGGTCGTACCGGTGGCGCCCGGCGACGTGCCCGCGCCGTACGCGCGGTGGTCCGCCTGGGCGCCATGCGTGCTCGTGCTGCGCGACGGAGCGATCGTGGGCGAGGCCATCGGCGCATCCCTGCCGGTCCGCGAACTGGACC is from Deltaproteobacteria bacterium and encodes:
- the amt gene encoding ammonium transporter, which codes for MEAADVKLMLDTVWVLLCAALVFFMNAGFGCVESGLARSKNTVNILAKNFIVFGFGVIGYWAVGYGLMFGGGSGFAGTEGWLLSGLDAEPGSLPLAAVFFFQLCFAVTAATIVSGAVAERIHIKAFLVFSVVLTTAIYPIVGHWVWGADGWLAARGFTDFAGSTVVHSVGGWAALAGAMLLGPRLGKYSATGAVQPIPGHSMPLVFLGGMILWLGWFGFNAGSQLAADPEAIAHICATTALAASFGTVSATLWSYVRAGKPDLTLIVNGMLGGLVGVTAGCSVVELEGAAAIGAIAGVLVIEAVMWFDRVRIDDPVGATSVHLVCGVFGTLMVGVFGHRGVGGFEGQGLVYGGGLAQLGTQALGAVAVGAFVFPIAVAVWFALKRTIGIRVSEEDELAGLDLAEHGMEAYPEAPERDSRLAAALAREAAPDADLVPAATPRG
- a CDS encoding YjbQ family protein; its protein translation is MAVHETIDVRSTTREELIDITRLVRDAIRNTGVTSGLAVVFVPHTTAAIALQENSDPSVKSDMLSHLRALVPRDVGSGRHADDNVDAHIKAAIVGQSLTVVVDGGKPVLGQWQAVFFCEFDGPRQRRVLVRAVADAAPRRAAP
- a CDS encoding ATP-grasp domain-containing protein; the protein is MKVAFTHNLRLSDSEEEAEFDTAETVDAIASAIEAAGHEVDKIEVSGSASNLLERLESSDPDIIFNTAEGARGRMREAFYPTLFEELGVPYTGSDAYTLTLTLDKWLSKVVLSQYGIDSPRARLVTDASLAQVVEGGVGLAFPVIVKPNYEGSSKGIGTDSVAHDHAALCRLLRAGLRAYPDGVLVEEFISGIDVSIGYIDGVGHDDGLLMPVEHIVDPDHENPYNVYDYRLKILEPGAVKFRCPADIPRDVAARLRAISHTAIRALGIKDLARIDFRIGDNDRIYLLEVNALPSLERQSSIVAATAQYQLSYDQTIQAVLNASAIRQGVATAGELGLRRRRRRGRTIKVGFTYNVKREHETDEHAEFDPPDTIIAIANALARQGHIVVHLEATPDLPRVLAEADVDLVFNIAEGVEGRNREAQVPALCELLGIPYTGSDSATLAIALDKALAKKVLMQHDILTPAFQVMETGRERLSPDLRFPLIVKPNAEGSSKGIGSTNVVDNEDELREAVQNLLERYKQPVLVEEYIKGREFTVGLLGDKRPRVLPPMEIIFRDKSIERPVYDYVVKQEWEKHVYYECPAKLTPTELRAIEKIARETFWALDCRDVARVDLRMADDGQIYVLEINPLPGLTPDYSDLVLIARAVGMDYDELIAEVMLGGLRRLREKWREERELEREAAMAEQHKKKANGARKQAGNGAGRKDDRKDDKDRAAKAAARRRAPTNGNGNDTADADVDVSAEVPSSDSLH